One segment of Yersinia kristensenii DNA contains the following:
- the fliI gene encoding flagellar protein export ATPase FliI — protein sequence MTARLGRWLTSLDKFEERISQSTTIRRYGRLTRATGLVLEATGLQLPLGATCLIERHDNGEVQEVESEVVGFNGQRLFLMPLEEVEGIVPGARVYARITTGGTSASKQLPLGPELLGRVLDGSAKPLDGLPAPETGYRAPLITPPINPLQRTAIEQVLDVGVRTINALLTVGRGQRMGLFAGSGVGKSVLLGMMARYTQADVIVVGLIGERGREVKDFIENILGTEGRARSVVIAAPADVSPLLRMQGAAYATRIAEDFRDRGQHVLLIMDSLTRYAMAQREIALAIGEPPATKGYPPSVFAKLPALVERAGNGVSGGGSITAFYTVLTEGDDQQDPIADSARAILDGHVVLSRRLAESGHYPAIDIEASISRAMTSLIDENHYSKVRQFKQLLASFQRNRDLVSVGAYAAGSDPLLDKAIALYPQMEIFLQQGMYERSSYEDACQHLKSLFPG from the coding sequence ATGACCGCCCGCCTTGGCCGCTGGCTCACCTCTTTAGACAAGTTCGAAGAGCGTATCAGCCAATCAACCACCATTCGCCGCTACGGCCGCTTGACACGTGCCACCGGCTTGGTGCTGGAAGCCACTGGTTTGCAACTCCCCCTCGGCGCAACCTGTCTGATTGAGCGCCATGATAACGGCGAAGTACAAGAAGTTGAGAGCGAAGTGGTCGGTTTTAACGGCCAGCGCCTGTTTTTGATGCCACTGGAAGAGGTCGAAGGGATTGTACCCGGAGCGCGTGTTTATGCCCGCATCACTACGGGAGGGACGTCTGCCAGTAAACAATTGCCGCTCGGCCCAGAACTACTGGGGCGGGTATTAGATGGCAGCGCCAAGCCGCTGGATGGTTTGCCCGCACCGGAAACCGGTTATCGTGCTCCCCTGATTACCCCCCCTATCAATCCATTACAACGTACCGCGATTGAACAGGTATTGGATGTTGGTGTGCGCACCATTAATGCCCTGCTGACAGTCGGTCGAGGGCAGCGTATGGGCTTGTTCGCGGGTTCTGGGGTAGGGAAAAGTGTGTTGTTGGGCATGATGGCCCGCTACACCCAAGCGGATGTCATTGTGGTTGGGCTTATCGGTGAGCGTGGCCGTGAAGTTAAAGATTTTATCGAGAATATTTTAGGTACCGAGGGGCGTGCCCGCTCAGTAGTCATTGCCGCGCCAGCCGACGTATCGCCATTGCTACGTATGCAAGGCGCGGCCTATGCCACCCGCATTGCAGAAGATTTCCGCGACCGCGGCCAACATGTGTTGCTGATCATGGACTCTCTGACGCGCTACGCCATGGCACAACGCGAAATCGCACTGGCAATTGGCGAACCTCCGGCCACCAAAGGCTATCCACCGTCCGTATTCGCTAAATTACCGGCGCTGGTGGAACGCGCGGGTAACGGCGTGTCCGGTGGCGGCTCGATTACCGCATTTTATACGGTACTGACCGAGGGCGATGATCAGCAAGACCCGATTGCCGACTCTGCGCGCGCCATTCTCGATGGTCATGTGGTGTTATCTCGCCGTCTGGCAGAATCCGGTCATTATCCCGCCATTGATATCGAAGCTTCTATCAGCCGTGCGATGACCTCACTGATTGATGAAAATCACTACAGCAAAGTTCGCCAATTTAAACAGTTACTTGCCAGTTTCCAACGCAACCGCGACTTGGTCAGCGTCGGGGCCTATGCCGCCGGTAGCGACCCCTTGTTGGATAAGGCCATTGCCCTCTATCCACAAATGGAAATCTTCTTGCAGCAAGGCATGTATGAGCGCAGCAGTTACGAAGATGCCTGCCAGCATCTGAAAAGCCTGTTTCCGGGTTAA
- the fliH gene encoding flagellar assembly protein FliH has protein sequence MSDRINALPWQPWSLNDFASQPEPSTATAPPDISMLFTDEPTADIAPMESDEQQTLINLQLEAEKQGRQQGFAKGLQEGLDKGYQTGLEEGHQQALADAEKQLAPITAHWQTLVDDFQNTLDALDSVIASRLMQMALAAAKQILGQPAICDGTALLAQIQQMIQQEPMFAGKPQLRVNPNDLAVVEQRLGSTLSLHGWRLLGDSQIHPGGCKVSAEEGDLDASLATRWHELCRLAAPGEL, from the coding sequence ATGTCTGATAGGATTAATGCCCTGCCCTGGCAACCTTGGTCACTGAATGACTTTGCCAGCCAACCCGAACCCAGCACTGCCACTGCGCCGCCGGATATCAGTATGTTGTTTACTGATGAGCCAACAGCGGATATCGCACCAATGGAAAGTGATGAACAACAAACACTGATAAACCTGCAACTCGAAGCCGAGAAGCAGGGCCGCCAGCAAGGGTTTGCCAAAGGGTTGCAAGAGGGCTTGGATAAAGGTTACCAAACCGGTCTGGAGGAAGGACATCAGCAAGCGCTGGCAGATGCCGAGAAACAGTTGGCTCCGATCACCGCGCACTGGCAAACCCTGGTCGATGATTTTCAAAACACCCTGGATGCGCTGGACAGTGTGATTGCTTCGCGGTTGATGCAAATGGCCTTAGCAGCAGCAAAACAGATTCTGGGGCAACCGGCTATTTGCGATGGCACCGCGTTGCTGGCCCAAATCCAGCAAATGATTCAGCAAGAGCCGATGTTTGCCGGTAAGCCGCAACTGCGGGTGAACCCGAATGATTTAGCCGTGGTGGAACAGCGCTTAGGCTCGACCTTGAGTCTGCATGGTTGGCGCTTGTTAGGCGACAGTCAAATTCACCCCGGCGGATGCAAAGTTAGCGCCGAAGAAGGTGATTTGGATGCCAGCCTGGCGACGCGTTGGCATGAACTATGCCGCCTGGCAGCACCAGGAGAATTATGA
- the fliG gene encoding flagellar motor switch protein FliG: MSLTGTEKSAIMLMTLGEDHAAEVFKHLSSREVQQLSTTMASMRQVSHQQLVDVLAEFEDDAEQYAALSVNASDYLRSVLIKALGEERASSLLEDILESRETTSGMETLNFMEPQMAADLIRDEHPQIIATILVHLKRSQAADILALFDERLRNDVMLRIATFGGVQPAALAELTEVLNNLLDGQNLKRSKMGGIRTAAEIINLMKSQQEETVMDAVREYDGELAQKIIDEMFLFENLVSVDDRSIQRLLQEIDNESLLIALKGADQALRERFLSNMSLRAAEILRDDLATRGPVRMSLVENEQKAILLIVRRLAESGEIVIGGGEDIYV, translated from the coding sequence ATGAGCCTGACCGGAACTGAAAAAAGCGCCATCATGCTGATGACACTGGGTGAAGACCATGCCGCCGAGGTATTTAAACACCTTTCCTCGCGCGAAGTGCAACAGCTCAGTACCACCATGGCCAGTATGCGACAGGTTTCTCACCAACAGTTGGTTGATGTATTGGCTGAGTTTGAAGACGATGCCGAGCAATATGCTGCACTGAGTGTGAACGCCAGCGATTATCTGCGCTCGGTGCTGATAAAAGCATTGGGGGAAGAACGAGCATCCAGCTTGTTGGAAGACATTCTGGAATCACGCGAAACCACCAGTGGCATGGAAACCCTCAACTTTATGGAACCGCAGATGGCGGCCGACCTGATCCGCGACGAACATCCGCAGATTATCGCCACTATTCTGGTTCATTTAAAGCGCTCTCAGGCGGCAGATATTCTGGCACTGTTCGACGAACGTCTGCGCAACGATGTCATGTTGCGTATCGCCACCTTCGGCGGAGTTCAGCCAGCAGCATTGGCAGAATTAACCGAAGTGCTGAACAACCTGCTTGATGGCCAAAATCTCAAACGCAGCAAAATGGGCGGTATCCGCACCGCGGCTGAGATTATCAACTTGATGAAAAGCCAGCAGGAAGAAACCGTTATGGACGCCGTGCGCGAATACGACGGCGAGCTGGCACAGAAAATTATCGACGAAATGTTCCTGTTCGAGAATCTGGTCAGTGTCGACGACCGCAGCATCCAGCGTTTACTGCAAGAAATCGACAACGAATCGCTATTGATTGCGTTGAAAGGGGCCGATCAGGCGCTGCGCGAGCGCTTCCTCAGCAATATGTCACTGCGTGCCGCAGAAATTCTGCGCGACGACCTGGCTACCCGAGGGCCGGTGCGGATGTCACTGGTCGAAAACGAGCAGAAAGCCATCTTGCTGATTGTCCGTCGTTTGGCGGAAAGCGGCGAGATAGTCATCGGTGGCGGCGAGGATATCTATGTCTGA
- the fliF gene encoding flagellar basal-body MS-ring/collar protein FliF codes for MNASITGGENRENTFTTTLARLRANPKIPLLIAAAAAIAIIVALMLWAKSPDYRVLYSNLSDRDGGDIVTQLTQLNIPYRFADNGGALLIPADKVHETRLRLAQQGLPKGGAVGFELLDQEKFGISQFSEQVNYQRALEGELARTISTLGPVLNVRVHLAMPKPSLFVREQKSPTASVTLALQPGRALDDGQINAIVYMVSSSVAGLPPASVTVVDQTGRLLTQSDSAGRDLNAAQLKFTNEVENRFQRRIETILAPMVGSGNIHAQVTAQVDFSSREQTDEEYKPNQAANQGAVRSQQVSTSEQLGGTNVGGVPGALSNQPPVTPVAPIEVPPATPAAGAGAPANTANAANRPAATTTAARQTATSSNSRHDQTTNFEVDRTIRHTQQQAGMVQRLSVAVVVNYGTDKAGKPIALSKEQLAQVESLTREAMGFSTDRGDTLNVVNTPFSATGDDTGSSLPFWQQQSFFDQLINIGRYLLILLVAWILWRKLVRPLMEKKQVADKATASVNTLVQTAQASETAKQTKEELALRKKNQQRVSAEVQAQRIRELADKDPRVVALVIRQWMSNDQ; via the coding sequence ATGAATGCCTCGATAACTGGCGGTGAAAATCGTGAGAATACCTTTACGACGACACTGGCACGCCTACGCGCGAATCCGAAAATCCCACTGTTGATTGCAGCGGCTGCGGCCATCGCTATTATTGTCGCGCTGATGTTATGGGCTAAAAGTCCTGATTATCGCGTCCTTTATAGCAACCTGAGTGATCGTGACGGCGGTGATATCGTCACACAATTGACGCAACTGAATATTCCCTATCGTTTCGCGGATAATGGCGGAGCATTGTTGATCCCGGCCGATAAAGTGCATGAAACCCGTTTGCGCCTGGCACAACAAGGTTTACCTAAGGGCGGTGCAGTCGGTTTTGAACTGCTCGACCAAGAAAAATTTGGCATTAGCCAATTCAGTGAGCAGGTCAACTACCAGCGAGCACTGGAAGGTGAGCTTGCCCGAACTATCAGCACACTTGGCCCGGTACTGAATGTCCGAGTACATTTAGCGATGCCGAAACCCTCGCTATTTGTTCGTGAGCAAAAATCGCCAACGGCCTCTGTCACTCTCGCCTTGCAACCTGGCCGCGCACTTGATGATGGTCAAATCAACGCCATCGTCTACATGGTTTCCAGCAGTGTGGCTGGCTTACCCCCTGCAAGTGTCACTGTAGTCGACCAAACTGGCCGTTTGCTGACGCAATCTGATAGCGCGGGCCGCGACTTAAATGCGGCACAACTTAAATTTACTAATGAAGTGGAAAACCGCTTCCAGCGCCGCATTGAAACTATCCTGGCACCGATGGTAGGTAGCGGTAATATTCATGCTCAAGTCACTGCGCAAGTTGATTTTTCCAGCCGTGAACAGACTGATGAAGAGTACAAACCGAATCAAGCCGCCAACCAAGGGGCAGTTCGCTCCCAGCAAGTCAGTACCAGCGAACAACTGGGCGGTACCAATGTCGGCGGTGTTCCGGGGGCGCTGTCCAATCAACCACCAGTGACCCCGGTAGCCCCGATTGAAGTGCCACCAGCAACCCCTGCGGCGGGTGCTGGTGCGCCTGCGAATACGGCCAATGCAGCGAACCGCCCGGCGGCGACCACGACTGCCGCCAGACAGACTGCGACGTCAAGTAATAGCCGCCACGACCAAACCACCAACTTCGAAGTTGACCGCACTATCCGCCACACCCAGCAACAAGCAGGTATGGTGCAGCGCCTCTCCGTTGCTGTAGTCGTCAATTACGGCACGGATAAAGCCGGCAAACCTATTGCACTGAGCAAAGAACAATTGGCGCAGGTGGAATCGCTGACGCGTGAGGCCATGGGCTTTTCCACTGACCGTGGTGACACCCTCAATGTGGTCAATACACCGTTTAGTGCCACTGGCGACGATACCGGTAGCAGCCTGCCATTCTGGCAACAACAATCGTTCTTTGATCAGTTGATCAATATTGGTCGCTATTTACTCATCTTACTGGTCGCGTGGATCTTATGGCGCAAACTGGTACGCCCATTGATGGAGAAAAAACAAGTAGCGGATAAAGCAACGGCGTCGGTCAACACCCTGGTACAGACCGCGCAAGCCTCTGAAACAGCGAAACAAACTAAAGAAGAGCTGGCCCTGCGTAAGAAAAATCAGCAACGAGTGAGTGCTGAAGTTCAGGCCCAGCGTATACGCGAACTTGCGGATAAAGACCCACGTGTTGTCGCGCTGGTTATCCGTCAATGGATGAGTAATGACCAATGA
- the fliE gene encoding flagellar hook-basal body complex protein FliE has translation MSVQGIEGVLQQLQVTALQASGSVRTLPAEAGFASELKAAIGKISENQQTARTLAQNFELGVPGVGLNDVMVNMQKSSVSLQLGIQVRNKLVAAYQDVMNMGV, from the coding sequence ATGTCTGTTCAAGGTATTGAAGGGGTTTTACAGCAGTTGCAGGTGACTGCATTGCAAGCATCGGGTTCAGTAAGAACACTGCCAGCTGAGGCCGGTTTTGCCAGCGAATTAAAAGCGGCTATTGGTAAAATCAGTGAAAACCAACAGACAGCCCGCACTCTGGCGCAGAATTTTGAATTAGGTGTGCCCGGTGTTGGCCTTAATGATGTGATGGTCAATATGCAGAAGTCATCTGTCTCTTTGCAGCTCGGCATCCAGGTGCGTAATAAGCTGGTAGCCGCTTATCAAGATGTAATGAATATGGGCGTGTGA
- a CDS encoding DNA-3-methyladenine glycosylase family protein translates to MFYNYGETEINHLKQRDKKMAVAIERIGMIARPLSPDLFAALIRNIVDQQISVKAALTVNARLLTLLGSVTPLTVAATAIETIQGCGMTMRKAGYIKGAADAALSGSLDLSAISQLPDNEVISQLSNLNGVGIWTAEMLLISSLSRPDILSWGDLAIRRGMMNLYRHKTLPRERFERYRRRYAPYGTTASLYLWALSHEEIV, encoded by the coding sequence ATGTTCTACAACTACGGTGAAACAGAGATTAATCATCTTAAACAACGAGATAAAAAGATGGCTGTGGCTATTGAGCGGATCGGAATGATAGCCCGCCCATTATCACCAGATTTGTTTGCTGCATTAATCAGAAATATTGTCGACCAGCAAATATCAGTTAAAGCGGCGCTCACTGTTAATGCGCGGCTATTAACATTATTGGGCTCGGTGACACCGCTAACTGTTGCAGCAACCGCTATAGAAACGATTCAAGGTTGCGGAATGACCATGCGTAAAGCCGGATATATCAAGGGCGCAGCCGACGCGGCACTGAGTGGTTCATTGGATTTGTCCGCTATTTCTCAGTTACCCGATAATGAGGTTATTTCCCAGCTCTCAAACCTTAATGGTGTGGGTATCTGGACCGCAGAAATGCTGCTTATTTCTTCACTTTCTCGCCCAGATATTCTCAGTTGGGGGGATTTGGCCATCCGCCGCGGTATGATGAATTTATATCGCCACAAAACGCTACCGCGAGAACGTTTTGAAAGATATCGCCGCCGCTACGCGCCATATGGCACAACTGCATCATTGTATTTGTGGGCATTGTCACATGAAGAGATTGTATGA
- a CDS encoding ChaB family protein, producing MPYKSNETLPDNVRKALPTHAQDIYRAAFNNAWEEYKDSKLRQEDDSREETAHKVAWGAVKQSYYKGQEESGEWIKK from the coding sequence ATGCCTTATAAATCAAATGAGACATTGCCAGATAATGTGAGGAAGGCATTGCCTACTCATGCGCAAGATATATATCGTGCTGCATTTAATAATGCTTGGGAAGAATATAAAGATAGTAAATTACGGCAAGAAGATGATTCGCGAGAAGAAACTGCACATAAAGTGGCATGGGGGGCGGTGAAGCAGAGCTATTACAAGGGTCAGGAAGAAAGCGGTGAATGGATTAAAAAGTAA